A DNA window from Pseudomonas resinovorans NBRC 106553 contains the following coding sequences:
- a CDS encoding DUF4124 domain-containing protein: protein MRPSLVFVAVLLSLAQPVAAQVYQWRDADGKLHFTDTPPPQSNAVQGSGPQSTVEQAPPVLEAAPAIEVPGTDLLQQKGSAQCTTAIARMPSLINETQKLGRDAVRKQKITQEQLDQAMFKMDDFYKGLHRNERECVSQYVANEQSRNSVDCLADAPDVLSFGQCAGLAGWTETFQ, encoded by the coding sequence ATGCGTCCTTCCCTTGTGTTTGTCGCTGTGCTGCTGTCCCTTGCCCAACCTGTGGCCGCTCAGGTTTATCAATGGCGCGACGCCGACGGCAAACTGCACTTCACCGATACCCCGCCTCCCCAGAGCAATGCCGTCCAGGGCAGCGGTCCGCAGTCGACCGTCGAGCAAGCGCCGCCTGTGCTCGAGGCCGCTCCAGCGATCGAAGTGCCCGGCACCGACCTGCTGCAGCAGAAGGGCAGCGCGCAGTGCACCACGGCGATCGCCCGCATGCCCTCGCTGATCAACGAGACGCAGAAGCTCGGCCGCGATGCGGTGCGCAAGCAGAAGATCACCCAGGAACAGTTGGACCAGGCGATGTTCAAGATGGACGACTTCTACAAGGGCCTGCATCGCAACGAGCGCGAGTGCGTCAGCCAGTACGTCGCCAACGAGCAGAGCCGCAACTCGGTCGACTGCCTGGCCGACGCGCCGGATGTGCTCAGCTTCGGCCAGTGCGCAGGGCTCGCCGGCTGGACGGAAACCTTCCAGTAG
- the ccmI gene encoding c-type cytochrome biogenesis protein CcmI, translated as MIDFWLAAGLLLLVALAFLLIPVLRGRKAQTEEDRTSLNVALYQERLAELEAQRGAGTLTAEQFEAGRAEAARELLEDTEGADSGRSYRLGKALPLVVAVLLPALGFGLYLHWGASDKVELTRELREAPRSIEEMTSRLERVVEAQPESAEGWYFLGRTYMAQDRPADAARAYEQAVKQGGREPELLGQWAQALYFASQKKLTPEVKALTEEALKADPNEITSLGLLGIAGFEDGRFQDAIGYWERLIVQLPPDDPSRGALQGGIDKAREKLKESGVAVEEPAPAAATTGAQLKVRVDLAGALKDKVQPGDSVFIFARATSGPPMPLAVKRMTVADLPVEVALSDADAMMPQLKLSNFPQVQLVARISRGGNATAGEWIGRSSPLSTGTSETQRLTIDSPDEK; from the coding sequence ATGATCGATTTCTGGCTCGCCGCCGGCCTGCTTCTGCTGGTCGCCCTGGCCTTCCTGCTGATTCCCGTGCTGCGCGGCCGCAAGGCCCAGACCGAGGAAGACCGTACCTCCCTCAACGTCGCCCTCTACCAGGAACGCCTGGCCGAGCTGGAGGCCCAGCGCGGCGCGGGCACCCTCACCGCCGAGCAGTTCGAAGCCGGCCGTGCCGAGGCCGCCCGTGAGTTGCTCGAGGACACCGAGGGCGCCGACAGCGGCCGCTCGTACCGCCTGGGCAAGGCCCTGCCACTGGTGGTCGCCGTCCTGTTGCCGGCGCTGGGCTTCGGCCTCTACCTGCACTGGGGCGCCAGCGACAAGGTGGAGCTGACCCGCGAACTGCGCGAGGCGCCACGCAGCATCGAAGAAATGACCTCGCGCCTCGAGCGCGTGGTCGAGGCCCAGCCGGAGTCCGCCGAGGGCTGGTACTTCCTCGGCCGCACCTACATGGCCCAGGACCGCCCGGCCGACGCCGCGCGCGCCTATGAACAGGCGGTCAAGCAGGGCGGTCGCGAGCCCGAGCTGCTCGGCCAGTGGGCCCAGGCGCTGTACTTCGCCAGCCAGAAGAAGCTGACCCCCGAGGTCAAGGCACTGACCGAAGAGGCCCTGAAGGCCGATCCCAACGAGATCACCAGCCTTGGCCTGCTCGGCATCGCCGGCTTCGAGGACGGCCGCTTCCAGGACGCCATCGGCTATTGGGAGCGCCTGATCGTCCAGCTGCCGCCTGACGATCCGTCCCGTGGCGCCCTCCAGGGCGGCATCGACAAGGCCCGCGAGAAACTCAAGGAAAGCGGTGTGGCGGTGGAGGAACCGGCGCCGGCCGCGGCTACCACCGGTGCCCAGCTGAAGGTCCGTGTCGACCTCGCCGGCGCCCTCAAGGACAAGGTGCAGCCCGGCGACAGCGTGTTCATCTTCGCCCGCGCCACCTCCGGCCCGCCCATGCCGCTTGCGGTCAAGCGCATGACCGTGGCCGACCTGCCGGTGGAAGTGGCCCTGAGCGACGCGGACGCCATGATGCCGCAGCTCAAGCTCTCCAACTTCCCGCAGGTGCAGTTGGTCGCGCGGATTTCCCGTGGTGGCAATGCGACCGCAGGTGAATGGATCGGACGCAGTTCGCCGCTGTCTACTGGTACGTCGGAAACCCAACGACTGACCATCGACAGCCCGGACGAAAAATGA
- a CDS encoding cytochrome c-type biogenesis protein, producing the protein MKRLIAAVALGLALTGLARAAIDTYQFKDEAERERFRTLTEELRCPKCQNQNIADSNAPIATDLRREIFRMLEEGKSNDEIVDYLVARYGDFVRYKPPVNTRTLLLWYGPAGLLVGGLVVLGFIVVRRRRVENTPAGVLLSADEQARLDALLNSENQDKKDS; encoded by the coding sequence ATGAAGCGCCTGATCGCCGCCGTCGCCCTGGGCCTGGCCCTCACCGGCCTGGCCCGCGCCGCCATCGACACCTACCAGTTCAAGGACGAGGCCGAGCGCGAGCGCTTCCGCACCCTGACCGAAGAACTGCGCTGCCCGAAGTGCCAGAACCAGAACATCGCCGACTCCAATGCGCCGATCGCCACCGACCTGCGCCGGGAAATCTTCCGCATGCTGGAAGAGGGCAAGAGCAACGACGAGATAGTCGATTACCTGGTGGCCCGCTATGGCGACTTCGTGCGCTACAAGCCGCCGGTCAATACCCGCACCCTGCTGCTCTGGTACGGCCCCGCCGGCCTGCTGGTGGGCGGCCTGGTGGTGCTGGGCTTCATCGTCGTGCGCCGCCGTCGGGTGGAGAACACGCCGGCTGGCGTATTGCTTTCCGCTGATGAGCAGGCCCGTCTCGACGCCCTGCTGAACTCCGAGAACCAGGACAAGAAAGACTCATGA
- a CDS encoding DsbE family thiol:disulfide interchange protein: MKRLILVLPLLGFLAIAVFLYRGLFIDPSELPSALIDKPFPAFSLPNVTGDRTLTEADLKGKPALVNVWGTWCISCRVEHPVLNKLAQMGVTIYGVNYKDDNAAALKWLKEFHNPYQLDIRDEAGSLGLDLGVYGAPETFLIDKDGIIRHKFVGVIDEVVWREQLAPLYQALEDEVGK, translated from the coding sequence ATGAAGCGACTGATCCTGGTTCTACCCCTGCTGGGCTTCCTGGCCATCGCCGTGTTCCTCTATCGCGGCCTGTTCATCGATCCGTCCGAGCTGCCCTCGGCGCTGATCGACAAGCCGTTCCCGGCCTTCTCCCTGCCGAACGTCACCGGCGACCGGACCCTCACCGAGGCCGACCTCAAGGGCAAGCCGGCGCTGGTCAACGTCTGGGGCACCTGGTGCATCTCCTGCCGCGTGGAGCACCCGGTGCTGAACAAGCTGGCGCAGATGGGCGTGACCATCTACGGCGTCAACTACAAGGATGACAATGCCGCCGCGCTGAAATGGTTGAAGGAGTTCCACAACCCCTACCAGCTGGATATCCGCGACGAGGCCGGCAGCCTTGGCCTCGACCTCGGCGTGTATGGCGCGCCCGAGACCTTCCTGATCGACAAGGACGGCATCATCCGCCACAAGTTCGTCGGCGTGATCGACGAAGTCGTCTGGCGCGAGCAACTGGCGCCGCTGTACCAGGCCCTGGAAGACGAGGTCGGCAAATGA
- a CDS encoding heme lyase CcmF/NrfE family subunit: MIPELGHLALILALCMALVQATLPLIGAWRGDRQWMSLAQPAAWGQFAFLAFAFGCLTYAFMVDDFSVAYVASNSNSALPWYYKFSAVWGAHEGSLLLWALILGGWTFAVSVFSRQLPEVMLARVLAVMGMISIGFLLFLIVTSNPFNRLLPNMPSDGNDLNPLLQDFGLIVHPPMLYMGYVGFSVAFAFAIAALLGGRLDAAWARWSRPWTIIAWAFLTVGIALGSWWAYYELGWGGWWFWDPVENASFMPWLVGTALIHSLAVTEKRGVFKSWTVLLAIAAFSLSLLGTFLVRSGVLTSVHAFASDPERGVFILAFLLMVVGGSLALFAVRAPVVKSQVGFALWSRETLLLVNNLILVVAASMILLGTLYPLVLDALSGAKLSVGPPYFNALFVPLMGILMLALAVGVLVRWKDTPVKWLLGMLAPVLIGSLLLGVLAAVLYGDFHWAVLAVGFLAAWVVLAGLRDLLDKTRHKGLYKGARGLSSSYWGMQLAHAGIALCALGVVLSSQYSAERDLRLAPGESVELGGYRFLFEGAAHHEGPNFTSDKGTVVVFDGDKQISVLHPEKRLYTVQQSVMTEAGIDAGFTRDLYVALGEPLDQGAWAVRVHVKPFVRWIWLGGLLMGLGGVLAAFDPRYRVKVKTRVREALGMAGARA, encoded by the coding sequence ATGATTCCCGAACTTGGCCACCTGGCTCTGATTCTTGCCCTGTGCATGGCCCTGGTACAGGCGACCCTGCCGCTGATCGGCGCCTGGCGCGGCGATCGCCAGTGGATGAGCCTGGCCCAACCGGCGGCCTGGGGGCAGTTCGCCTTCCTGGCGTTCGCCTTCGGCTGCCTGACCTACGCCTTCATGGTGGACGACTTCTCCGTCGCCTACGTGGCCAGCAACTCCAACAGCGCGCTGCCCTGGTACTACAAGTTCAGCGCCGTCTGGGGCGCCCACGAGGGCTCGCTGCTGCTCTGGGCGCTGATCCTCGGCGGCTGGACCTTCGCCGTGTCGGTCTTCTCCCGGCAATTGCCGGAAGTGATGCTGGCGCGCGTGCTGGCGGTGATGGGGATGATCAGCATCGGCTTCCTGCTGTTCCTGATCGTCACCTCCAACCCCTTCAATCGCCTGCTGCCGAACATGCCGTCCGACGGCAACGACCTCAACCCGCTGCTGCAGGACTTCGGCCTCATCGTCCACCCGCCGATGCTCTACATGGGCTACGTGGGCTTCTCGGTCGCCTTCGCCTTCGCCATCGCGGCGCTGCTCGGCGGCCGCCTGGATGCCGCCTGGGCGCGCTGGTCGCGGCCCTGGACCATCATCGCCTGGGCCTTCCTCACCGTCGGCATCGCGCTGGGCTCCTGGTGGGCCTACTACGAGCTGGGCTGGGGCGGCTGGTGGTTCTGGGACCCGGTGGAAAACGCCTCCTTCATGCCCTGGCTGGTGGGCACCGCGCTGATCCACTCCCTGGCGGTGACCGAGAAACGCGGCGTGTTCAAGAGCTGGACCGTGCTGCTGGCCATCGCGGCCTTCTCCCTGAGCCTGCTGGGCACCTTCCTGGTCCGCTCCGGGGTGCTCACCTCGGTGCACGCCTTCGCCTCCGATCCGGAACGCGGGGTGTTCATCCTGGCCTTCCTGCTGATGGTGGTGGGCGGCTCCCTGGCGCTGTTCGCGGTGCGCGCGCCGGTGGTCAAGAGCCAGGTGGGCTTCGCCCTCTGGTCCCGCGAGACCCTGCTGCTGGTGAACAACCTGATCCTGGTGGTGGCGGCCTCGATGATCCTGCTCGGCACCCTCTATCCGCTGGTGCTCGACGCCCTGTCCGGCGCCAAGCTGTCGGTGGGGCCGCCGTACTTCAACGCCCTGTTCGTGCCGCTGATGGGCATTCTCATGCTGGCCCTGGCGGTCGGCGTGCTGGTGCGCTGGAAGGACACTCCGGTCAAGTGGCTGCTGGGCATGCTCGCCCCGGTACTGATCGGCAGCCTGCTGCTGGGCGTACTGGCCGCCGTCCTCTACGGCGATTTCCACTGGGCCGTGCTGGCCGTGGGCTTCCTCGCCGCCTGGGTAGTGCTGGCGGGTCTGCGCGACCTGCTCGACAAGACCCGTCACAAAGGCCTGTACAAAGGCGCGCGAGGCCTCTCCAGCAGCTACTGGGGCATGCAGCTGGCCCACGCCGGTATCGCCCTCTGCGCCCTGGGCGTGGTGCTCTCCAGCCAGTACAGCGCCGAGCGCGACCTGCGCCTGGCCCCCGGCGAGTCGGTGGAACTGGGTGGCTATCGCTTCCTCTTCGAGGGGGCGGCCCACCACGAAGGTCCCAACTTCACCTCCGACAAGGGCACGGTGGTGGTCTTCGACGGTGACAAGCAGATCTCCGTGCTGCACCCGGAAAAACGCCTGTACACCGTGCAGCAGTCGGTGATGACCGAGGCCGGCATCGACGCCGGTTTCACCCGCGACCTCTATGTCGCCCTCGGCGAACCCCTGGACCAGGGCGCCTGGGCCGTGCGGGTGCACGTCAAACCCTTCGTCCGCTGGATCTGGCTGGGCGGCCTGCTGATGGGCCTCGGCGGCGTGCTGGCGGCCTTCGACCCGCGTTATCGGGTGAAAGTGAAGACCCGTGTCCGTGAGGCACTGGGCATGGCGGGAGCCCGAGCATGA
- the ccmE gene encoding cytochrome c maturation protein CcmE, with translation MNPVRKKRLFIILAILAGVGIAVALALSALQQNINLFYTPTQIANGEAPQDTRIRAGGMVEKGSVQRSGDALEVQFVVTDFAKSVTIRYHGILPDLFREGQGIVALGKLNADGVLVADEVLAKHDEKYMPPEVTKALKESGKLPEKKEG, from the coding sequence GTGAATCCGGTACGCAAGAAGCGGCTGTTCATCATCCTCGCCATCCTGGCGGGGGTGGGGATCGCCGTGGCGCTGGCGCTGTCCGCGCTGCAACAGAACATCAACCTGTTCTACACCCCGACCCAGATCGCCAATGGCGAGGCGCCCCAGGACACCCGCATCCGCGCGGGCGGCATGGTGGAGAAGGGCTCGGTGCAACGCTCCGGCGATGCCCTCGAGGTGCAGTTCGTGGTGACCGACTTCGCCAAGAGCGTGACCATCCGCTACCACGGCATCCTTCCCGACCTGTTCCGCGAAGGGCAGGGCATCGTCGCCCTCGGCAAGCTGAATGCCGACGGCGTGCTGGTGGCCGACGAAGTGCTGGCCAAGCACGACGAGAAATACATGCCGCCAGAGGTGACCAAGGCCCTCAAGGAAAGCGGCAAGCTGCCTGAGAAGAAAGAGGGCTGA
- the ccmD gene encoding heme exporter protein CcmD — MNFSSFSEFLAMGDHGLYVWTAYGISLAVLAINVAMPLIARRRYLQDEARRLRREESK, encoded by the coding sequence ATGAATTTTTCTTCCTTCAGCGAATTTCTCGCCATGGGTGACCATGGCCTGTATGTCTGGACCGCCTACGGCATCAGCCTCGCGGTACTGGCCATCAACGTCGCCATGCCGCTGATCGCGCGGCGGCGTTACCTGCAAGACGAGGCGCGTCGTTTGCGCCGGGAGGAGTCGAAGTGA
- a CDS encoding heme ABC transporter permease — protein sequence MNWTWFHKLGSPKWFYEISGRWLPWLAWGAVILISLGLVWGLAFAPPDYQQGNSFRIIYIHVPAAFLAQSCYIMLAVCGVVGLVWKMKLADVALQAAAPLGAWMTFVALVTGAIWGKPTWGAWWVWDARLTSMLILLFLYFGVIALGQAISNRDSAAKACAVLAIVGVINIPIIKYSVEWWNTLHQPATFKITEKPAMPPEMWVPLLIMVLGFYCFFGAVVLLRMRLEVLKREARSSWAKAEIQAQVGKV from the coding sequence ATGAACTGGACGTGGTTCCACAAGCTCGGGTCGCCCAAGTGGTTCTACGAAATCAGCGGTCGCTGGTTGCCCTGGCTGGCCTGGGGCGCGGTGATCCTGATCAGCCTCGGCCTGGTCTGGGGCCTGGCGTTCGCGCCGCCGGACTACCAGCAGGGCAACAGCTTCCGGATCATCTATATCCATGTGCCGGCGGCCTTCCTGGCCCAGTCCTGCTACATCATGCTGGCGGTGTGCGGCGTGGTCGGCCTGGTGTGGAAGATGAAGCTGGCCGACGTCGCCCTGCAGGCCGCCGCGCCCCTGGGCGCCTGGATGACCTTCGTGGCGCTGGTCACCGGCGCCATCTGGGGCAAGCCCACCTGGGGCGCCTGGTGGGTCTGGGATGCACGACTTACGTCGATGCTCATCCTGCTTTTCCTGTACTTCGGTGTCATTGCCCTGGGCCAGGCGATCAGCAATCGTGACAGCGCCGCCAAGGCCTGCGCGGTGCTGGCCATAGTCGGGGTGATCAACATCCCGATCATCAAGTACTCGGTGGAGTGGTGGAACACCCTGCACCAGCCGGCCACCTTCAAGATCACCGAGAAGCCGGCCATGCCGCCGGAGATGTGGGTGCCGCTGCTGATCATGGTGCTGGGCTTCTATTGCTTCTTCGGTGCCGTGGTACTGCTGCGCATGCGCCTGGAAGTGCTCAAGCGCGAGGCCCGCTCCAGCTGGGCCAAGGCGGAAATTCAGGCACAAGTGGGTAAGGTCTGA
- the ccmB gene encoding heme exporter protein CcmB, which produces MSNVFTLLVAREARLLVRRPAELANPLVFFAIVIALFPLAVGPETQLLQSLSPGLVWVAALLAVLLSLDGLFRSDFEDGSLEQWVVSPHPLPLLVLAKVLAHWLFSGLALVLLAPLLALMLGLPARCLPVLLLSLLLGTPVLSLLGAVGAALTVGLKRGGLLLALLILPLYIPVLILGSGALQAALQGLPTVGHLLWLASLTALAVTLTPFAIAAGLTISVGE; this is translated from the coding sequence ATGAGTAACGTCTTCACCCTGCTGGTCGCCCGCGAAGCCCGCCTGCTGGTACGCCGTCCGGCGGAATTGGCCAATCCCCTGGTGTTCTTCGCCATAGTGATCGCATTGTTCCCCCTGGCCGTCGGCCCCGAGACGCAATTGTTGCAAAGCCTTTCCCCTGGCCTGGTCTGGGTGGCGGCGCTGTTGGCCGTGCTGCTCTCGCTGGACGGGCTTTTCCGCAGTGATTTCGAGGACGGCTCCCTGGAACAGTGGGTCGTTTCGCCGCACCCCCTGCCGCTTCTGGTCCTGGCCAAGGTGCTGGCACACTGGCTCTTTTCCGGATTGGCCCTGGTGTTGCTGGCGCCGCTGCTGGCGCTGATGCTCGGCCTGCCGGCACGCTGCCTGCCGGTGCTGCTGCTCTCGCTGCTGCTCGGCACCCCGGTGCTGAGCCTGCTGGGCGCCGTAGGCGCGGCCCTGACCGTGGGGCTCAAGCGTGGCGGCCTGCTCCTGGCGCTGCTGATCCTGCCGCTGTACATCCCGGTGCTGATCCTCGGCAGCGGAGCGTTGCAAGCGGCCCTGCAAGGATTGCCGACCGTCGGCCACCTGTTGTGGCTGGCGAGCCTCACCGCCCTGGCGGTGACCCTGACACCCTTTGCCATAGCCGCCGGCCTGACCATCAGCGTCGGCGAATAA
- the ccmA gene encoding cytochrome c biogenesis heme-transporting ATPase CcmA — MTSPYLETVALACERDWRLLFERLDLQLSHGEMLQVSGPNGSGKTSLLRLLCGLMQPTAGEVRLNGKTLASQRSELARNLLWIGHAAGIKGLLTPEENLRWLCALHQPAERDAIWNALEAVGLRGFEDVPCHTLSAGQQRRVALARLYLAAPPLWILDEPFTALDKQGVAQLEAHLARHCEQGGLVAFTTHHSMGQVPSGYRELDLGQRHP; from the coding sequence GTGACCAGTCCCTATCTCGAGACCGTGGCCCTCGCCTGCGAGCGGGATTGGCGCCTGCTGTTCGAGCGGCTGGACCTGCAGCTGTCCCATGGCGAGATGCTCCAGGTCAGCGGCCCCAACGGTAGCGGCAAGACCAGCCTGCTGCGCCTGCTCTGCGGCCTGATGCAGCCCACGGCCGGCGAAGTGCGCCTGAACGGCAAGACCCTGGCCAGCCAACGCAGCGAACTGGCGCGCAACCTCCTGTGGATCGGCCATGCGGCCGGCATCAAGGGCCTGCTCACCCCCGAGGAGAACCTGCGCTGGCTCTGCGCCCTGCACCAGCCCGCCGAGCGCGACGCCATCTGGAACGCGCTGGAGGCCGTCGGCCTGCGTGGTTTCGAAGATGTGCCCTGCCACACCCTGTCCGCCGGCCAGCAGCGCCGTGTCGCCCTGGCACGCCTGTACCTGGCCGCACCGCCGCTGTGGATACTCGACGAACCCTTCACCGCCCTCGACAAGCAGGGCGTGGCCCAGCTCGAAGCGCACCTGGCGCGGCATTGCGAGCAGGGCGGCCTGGTGGCGTTCACCACCCACCACAGCATGGGCCAGGTGCCCAGCGGTTATCGCGAACTCGACCTGGGGCAGCGTCACCCATGA
- a CDS encoding flagellar hook-length control protein FliK has product MTEISGARPLPPSQPTVRPMQNSVDTALKLLQPLDGLLAAGESADAEVIALKETAQSFQVLLKLTLGNGTQTTLEASSPRPLVQGSLLNITALSDTRLLMALKGGERALGSLDLNLLPVGSLVQGKVVASELAAQGKAQAAVYKVLVNLLNTPLAGSQLSIESPRPLAIGSLLSAQVQGSQMLQFLPLATQLDQLALTQQLAGQQSRQGSLDALVGAVQNVNRDGVPEGLKTAMDKLLGALPDIRQLGDPKVLAAALENSGALLESRLLAGQTAALPQDLKANLLRLVAQLLPALPTPGALPSTGTSNAMAQALPAFIRSALGALGQANARQQALSFPLPSRLAQTAEEEGDLETLLKLAAAAVSRLQTHQLSSLAQTQVTPDGNLLTTWQLEVPMRNQQDIVPLQIKLQQEQDGRQEKNERKESIWRVELAFDLEPLGPLQVQAQLALGSLSSQLWAERAGTADLIDRELPNLRDRLLAAGLTVGELACRQGRPPQGARTTLEQRWVDETA; this is encoded by the coding sequence ATGACCGAAATCAGCGGCGCGCGCCCCTTGCCCCCGAGCCAGCCCACCGTCCGTCCGATGCAGAACTCGGTGGATACGGCCCTCAAACTGCTGCAACCGCTGGACGGGCTGCTGGCCGCCGGCGAAAGCGCCGACGCTGAAGTCATCGCGCTCAAGGAAACCGCCCAGAGCTTCCAGGTCCTGCTCAAGCTGACCCTCGGCAACGGCACTCAGACCACTCTGGAAGCCAGCAGCCCGCGCCCCCTGGTCCAGGGCAGCCTGCTCAACATCACCGCGCTCTCCGATACCCGCCTGCTCATGGCCCTCAAGGGCGGCGAGCGGGCCCTCGGCAGCCTCGACCTCAACCTGCTGCCCGTGGGCAGCCTGGTCCAGGGCAAGGTGGTCGCCAGTGAACTGGCCGCCCAGGGCAAGGCCCAGGCGGCGGTGTACAAGGTGCTGGTCAATCTGCTCAACACCCCCCTGGCGGGCAGCCAGCTGAGCATCGAAAGCCCGCGTCCGCTGGCCATCGGCAGCCTGCTCAGCGCCCAGGTCCAGGGCAGCCAGATGCTGCAGTTCCTGCCGCTCGCGACGCAGCTCGACCAACTCGCGCTAACCCAGCAGCTGGCCGGCCAGCAGAGCCGCCAGGGCTCGCTCGACGCGCTGGTGGGCGCCGTGCAGAACGTCAACCGCGACGGCGTGCCGGAAGGCCTGAAGACCGCCATGGACAAGCTCCTCGGCGCACTTCCCGACATCCGCCAGTTGGGCGACCCCAAGGTGCTGGCCGCGGCCCTGGAGAACAGCGGCGCCCTGCTGGAATCGCGGCTGCTCGCGGGGCAGACCGCTGCCCTGCCCCAGGACCTCAAGGCCAACCTGCTGCGCCTGGTGGCCCAGTTGCTGCCGGCCCTGCCGACGCCCGGCGCGCTGCCCTCCACCGGCACCAGTAACGCCATGGCCCAGGCCCTGCCAGCCTTCATTCGCAGCGCCCTGGGCGCCCTTGGCCAGGCCAACGCCCGCCAGCAGGCGCTGAGCTTCCCCCTGCCGTCACGCCTGGCGCAGACGGCCGAGGAAGAAGGCGACCTGGAAACCCTGCTCAAACTTGCCGCCGCAGCCGTCTCGCGGCTGCAGACCCACCAGTTGTCGAGCCTGGCCCAGACCCAGGTGACCCCGGACGGCAACCTGCTGACCACCTGGCAACTGGAAGTGCCCATGCGCAACCAGCAGGACATCGTCCCCCTGCAGATCAAGCTGCAGCAGGAGCAGGACGGGCGCCAGGAGAAGAACGAACGCAAGGAGAGCATCTGGCGCGTGGAACTGGCCTTCGACCTGGAGCCACTCGGCCCGTTGCAGGTCCAGGCCCAGCTGGCCTTGGGCAGCCTGTCCAGCCAGCTGTGGGCGGAACGCGCCGGCACCGCCGACCTGATCGACCGTGAGCTGCCGAACCTGCGCGACCGCCTGTTGGCGGCCGGGCTTACCGTGGGCGAACTGGCCTGCCGCCAGGGCCGCCCGCCCCAAGGGGCACGCACCACACTGGAACAGCGCTGGGTGGACGAGACCGCATGA
- a CDS encoding EscU/YscU/HrcU family type III secretion system export apparatus switch protein, with protein sequence MSKKPRQAIALSYDGASAPSLTAKGDDELAETILAIAREYEVPIYENAELVRLLARLELGDAIPEALYRTIAEIIAFAWHLKGKCPAGFDPDAERDVSPPLPLLSGPAD encoded by the coding sequence ATGAGTAAAAAGCCACGTCAGGCCATCGCCCTCTCCTACGATGGCGCCAGCGCCCCCAGCCTGACCGCCAAGGGCGACGACGAGCTGGCCGAGACCATCCTCGCCATCGCCCGCGAGTACGAGGTGCCGATCTACGAGAACGCCGAACTGGTGCGCCTGCTGGCGCGCCTGGAACTGGGCGACGCGATTCCCGAAGCGCTCTACCGAACCATCGCCGAGATCATCGCCTTCGCCTGGCACCTCAAGGGGAAATGCCCGGCTGGCTTCGACCCGGATGCCGAGCGCGACGTCAGCCCTCCCCTGCCGCTGCTCAGCGGTCCGGCAGATTGA
- a CDS encoding rhodanese-like domain-containing protein, protein MRLLPLLFFCLVPLLHAQEAPLEVKGAMTVNVLQARYLYERGAIFIDVRPTREWTWGHIHGALHLELLDRFQDLEQPHWPRQIPLVIYCDSDVCPHGAQAVRMAVGWGYRQVFYFREGYFAWQLQDFPQGKGLQGERLVLNLPDR, encoded by the coding sequence ATGCGTCTACTTCCACTCCTGTTTTTCTGCCTGGTGCCGCTGTTGCACGCCCAGGAAGCCCCACTGGAAGTAAAGGGCGCGATGACGGTCAACGTGCTGCAGGCCCGCTACCTGTACGAGCGCGGGGCGATCTTCATCGATGTACGGCCAACGCGCGAATGGACCTGGGGGCATATCCACGGCGCCCTGCACCTGGAGCTGCTGGATCGCTTCCAGGACCTGGAACAACCCCATTGGCCCCGGCAGATACCCCTGGTGATCTATTGCGACAGCGACGTCTGCCCCCATGGCGCCCAGGCGGTGCGGATGGCGGTGGGCTGGGGCTATCGGCAGGTGTTCTACTTCCGCGAAGGCTACTTCGCCTGGCAACTGCAGGACTTCCCCCAGGGCAAGGGGCTGCAGGGCGAGCGTCTGGTGCTCAATCTGCCGGACCGCTGA